In the genome of Candidatus Methylarchaceae archaeon HK02M2, one region contains:
- a CDS encoding HisA/HisF-related TIM barrel protein, with amino-acid sequence MRVIPVIDIMGKLVVHAEYGKREKYRPLKSFLCKTSSPMDLALALKSNFGFNELYIADLDSILGRSQNIEILRQISELGGLEVMVDSGINNVLKVKELFQVGISKIVVGTETLKSIENLKDILEFAGYENVVVSIDILNKKIFSKCKSIARLSPKSFTKKLELIGVEEVIVLDLSKVGSGSGVNIELSKKVVNSVSVPVIFGGGVNSIEDIIELQKCGISGVLVSTALHTSKITKKDLMGL; translated from the coding sequence ATGAGAGTAATTCCTGTTATTGACATAATGGGTAAATTAGTAGTTCATGCCGAGTATGGTAAAAGAGAAAAATATCGACCATTAAAGAGCTTTTTATGTAAAACTTCTTCTCCGATGGATTTAGCTCTCGCTCTAAAGTCGAATTTTGGTTTTAATGAATTGTATATCGCAGATTTAGACAGCATTTTAGGACGTAGTCAGAATATCGAGATTCTGCGTCAGATCTCTGAATTAGGTGGTTTAGAGGTCATGGTCGATTCAGGTATTAATAATGTATTAAAAGTTAAAGAACTTTTTCAAGTTGGCATTTCAAAGATCGTTGTTGGAACAGAAACTCTGAAAAGTATTGAGAATTTAAAAGATATTCTTGAATTCGCTGGATATGAAAATGTTGTAGTTTCAATAGATATTTTGAATAAGAAAATCTTCTCGAAGTGTAAAAGCATAGCAAGACTGAGTCCCAAATCATTTACAAAAAAACTAGAATTGATAGGTGTAGAGGAAGTTATCGTTCTCGATCTCTCGAAAGTAGGGAGTGGATCAGGGGTAAATATCGAGTTATCAAAAAAAGTCGTGAATTCTGTGAGTGTTCCCGTTATTTTTGGAGGTGGTGTTAATAGTATCGAAGATATTATTGAACTACAGAAATGTGGTATATCTGGTGTACTGGTTTCTACAGCTCTACATACTTCAAAGATAACGAAGAAAGATCTTATGGGACTATAA
- a CDS encoding DUF116 domain-containing protein translates to MPYKFTFDLSHLSQSFFQELAKFSNKRKLHREIGEKVQYLVEKFRIGEMTGLNISDALIIVGDLIDVYINNLTEKERFLKTSKRAIFLPHCSRKFMDNRCQARFNPEVPSFFCAHCSYDCLVNQATILAEKRGYDVYVIPGSSCIPKLLKKNYEGIIGVACCEELKLGMEYLKKVNLVGQGIFLTKNGCANTRFSLESLEKICEPLK, encoded by the coding sequence ATGCCATATAAGTTTACATTCGATTTATCACACTTATCTCAATCATTTTTTCAAGAACTTGCTAAATTTTCCAATAAAAGAAAATTACATAGAGAAATTGGAGAAAAAGTACAATATTTGGTTGAGAAATTTCGAATTGGAGAGATGACTGGGTTAAATATCTCTGACGCTTTAATAATTGTCGGAGACTTGATAGATGTTTATATAAATAATCTTACTGAAAAAGAGAGGTTTTTAAAAACTAGTAAAAGGGCTATTTTCTTACCTCATTGTTCAAGAAAATTTATGGATAATAGATGTCAAGCTCGTTTCAACCCTGAAGTTCCATCTTTTTTTTGTGCTCATTGTTCTTATGATTGTCTTGTTAATCAAGCAACAATTTTAGCAGAAAAAAGAGGTTATGACGTTTATGTCATACCAGGAAGCTCTTGTATCCCCAAACTACTTAAAAAAAATTATGAAGGAATTATCGGAGTTGCTTGTTGTGAAGAACTTAAATTGGGTATGGAATATCTCAAAAAGGTAAATCTAGTTGGACAAGGAATTTTTCTTACAAAAAATGGTTGTGCTAATACAAGATTCAGTCTTGAGAGTTTGGAAAAAATTTGTGAACCATTGAAGTAA
- a CDS encoding ATP-grasp domain-containing protein, whose amino-acid sequence MKIAVVEYLSGGGLSERTLSSSVLSEGYSMLHSVLRDFKEAGYCTSTLLDSRLAKFQPPLKADRIYVTDSYREFKIKFKDLLKDSDASFLIAPESDCILIDLLRLSEEIGVASINCTIPSIVSVSNKLRLYKKLEDRGFIVPETRCVKIDEGLEKAQKIVEEMDFPLVIKPIESIGCCGLSILYDVFHLPKAINKIMMEAGIRTYLIQKLVRGVHASVSLISNKGKAVPLTLNLQMIALNRPRKISEYIGGLVPLDHTLKEVALYTAKRAVELFRGLRGYVGVDIVLSKSGPVLIEINPRLTVSYLGLREVSNLNVAKMMVEASLENRLPGDFNTSGCALFSKQILPLINKDLLKETYKMKEVLAPPFPINNNNYAFYITKGRDIKEAKIKFTQVKNRLRRIVESDVK is encoded by the coding sequence TTGAAGATTGCTGTTGTAGAGTATCTGTCTGGCGGTGGTTTATCAGAAAGAACATTGTCCTCAAGCGTATTAAGTGAAGGCTATAGCATGCTTCACTCAGTTTTAAGAGATTTTAAAGAAGCAGGCTATTGCACCTCTACCTTATTAGACTCAAGGCTTGCTAAATTTCAACCTCCTTTGAAAGCAGATAGGATTTACGTAACAGATTCTTATAGAGAATTTAAAATCAAATTTAAAGATTTGTTAAAAGATAGTGATGCTTCATTCTTGATAGCGCCAGAATCAGATTGCATACTCATTGATCTTTTAAGATTAAGCGAAGAGATAGGCGTTGCATCAATAAATTGCACAATACCTTCGATTGTAAGTGTAAGTAACAAATTGAGACTTTATAAAAAATTGGAAGATAGGGGGTTTATAGTACCGGAGACTAGATGTGTTAAAATTGATGAAGGATTAGAAAAAGCTCAAAAAATCGTTGAAGAGATGGATTTCCCTCTCGTTATAAAGCCTATAGAGAGCATCGGTTGTTGTGGATTAAGCATCTTGTATGATGTTTTCCATTTGCCAAAGGCAATAAACAAGATAATGATGGAAGCTGGTATTCGTACATACCTAATACAAAAGTTGGTAAGGGGCGTCCATGCAAGCGTCAGTCTAATTTCAAATAAAGGGAAAGCAGTACCTCTCACTTTGAATCTTCAGATGATTGCCCTTAATCGACCTAGAAAAATCTCAGAATATATTGGTGGTTTAGTTCCTTTGGATCACACATTGAAAGAAGTTGCATTATATACAGCAAAAAGGGCTGTAGAACTTTTCAGAGGATTGAGAGGTTATGTAGGAGTGGATATTGTCTTATCAAAGAGTGGACCTGTATTGATCGAAATTAACCCCCGTCTGACAGTATCTTATCTGGGTTTAAGGGAGGTATCTAATCTGAACGTAGCTAAAATGATGGTTGAGGCTTCTCTTGAAAATAGGTTGCCAGGAGATTTCAACACTTCTGGATGCGCTCTCTTCTCAAAACAGATTCTACCATTAATCAATAAAGATTTGCTTAAAGAAACTTACAAGATGAAAGAAGTTTTAGCACCTCCGTTTCCTATCAATAATAATAACTATGCATTTTACATTACAAAAGGAAG